The following coding sequences are from one Nicotiana tabacum cultivar K326 chromosome 1, ASM71507v2, whole genome shotgun sequence window:
- the LOC107797494 gene encoding NDR1/HIN1-like protein 13: MTDRVYPSAKPNGTTTTTAPTATAANPAAATVKNQMYNPNRIPHRPTPTAYHRHNHRRCSCRRCFCMCCFWSILSILIILLLAAIAGAIFYVLYHPQRPTFSISSLKISQFNLTTTADDTTHLTAKLNLTLSTKNPNKKLIYNYNPISITALSNQVVLANGSFPGFTGSPNNITIIHSTLSMVSQVLDADSVSSLKSDLKRKAGLPVTLLMDTMVIVKMDKLKSKRVGIRVTCEGIHGPTPKGKAPAVASTNNAKCKVDLRVKILKWTF, translated from the coding sequence ATGACTGACAGAGTCTACCCATCAGCCAAGCCTAATGGCACTACAACCACCACAGCTCCTACCGCCACCGCCGCAAATCCAGCTGCCGCCACCGTCAAGAACCAGATGTACAACCCAAATCGCATTCCTCACCGACCGACACCAACTGCCTACCACCGACACAACCACCGCCGTTGCAGCTGCCGTCGTTGTTTCTGCATGTGCTGTTTCTGGTCCATTCTCAGCATTCTCATTATCCTTCTCCTTGCCGCCATTGCCGGTGCCATTTTCTACGTCCTTTACCATCCTCAACGCCCTACATTCTCAATCTCCTCACTCAAAATCTCACAGTTCAACCTCACTACTACCGCCGACGACACCACCCACCTTACTGCAAAACTCAACCTCACACTCTCAACGAAAAACCCAAACAAGAAACTGATATACAACTATAACCCCATCTCTATAACTGCGCTATCAAATCAAGTTGTTTTAGCAAATGGGTCGTTTCCAGGGTTCACTggcagtccaaataatatcactATTATACACTCTACTCTGTCAATGGTGTCTCAAGTTCTTGATGCTGATTCCGTCTCGTCTTTGAAATCAGATCTGAAGAGAAAAGCTGGGTTGCCTGTGACATTATTGATGGATACAATGGTTATAGTGAAAATGGACAAATTGAAAAGCAAAAGGGTAGGGATCAGAGTAACGTGTGAAGGAATTCATGGACCAACTCCTAAAGGGAAAGCTCCAGCTGTGGCTTCAACAAATAATGCTAAATGTAAGGTTGATCTCAGAGTCAAGATCTTGAAATGGACCTTCTAA